A region from the Mycolicibacterium phlei genome encodes:
- a CDS encoding cutinase family protein, which produces MSARTARIVGAAHLAGVTALGALAGAPPAAAQPPAPGCPDVQVVFARGTGEPPGFGGVGQSFVDAVRAQAAPRSVDVYPVNYPASADFNNRIQFAQTVIDGIRDAADKIEATAATCPDTQIVLGGYSQGAAVAGFVTAAEIPPGIPAEYRHYIPDPMPTEMADHVAAVVLFGKPSARWLQDVGAPPIEIGPAYADKTLDLCADGDTICNGAPVGGPNFAHASYPFTGLTNEGAAYAVARLAAAPGSAGVAGSSEDAEQPAPWAERAPAG; this is translated from the coding sequence ATGAGCGCTCGAACTGCTCGAATCGTCGGTGCGGCCCACCTCGCCGGGGTGACGGCCCTCGGGGCGCTGGCGGGCGCCCCGCCCGCCGCGGCGCAACCCCCGGCGCCGGGATGCCCGGACGTGCAGGTGGTATTCGCACGCGGCACCGGCGAGCCGCCCGGGTTCGGCGGTGTCGGCCAGTCGTTCGTCGACGCGGTGCGCGCCCAGGCCGCGCCGCGCTCGGTGGACGTCTACCCGGTGAACTATCCGGCCAGCGCAGACTTCAACAATCGAATTCAGTTCGCGCAGACGGTCATTGACGGTATCCGCGACGCGGCCGACAAGATCGAGGCGACGGCCGCGACCTGCCCGGACACCCAGATCGTGCTGGGCGGCTACTCCCAGGGTGCGGCGGTCGCCGGGTTCGTCACCGCCGCGGAGATCCCGCCGGGGATCCCGGCCGAGTACCGGCACTACATCCCCGACCCGATGCCCACCGAGATGGCCGACCACGTCGCGGCCGTCGTGCTGTTCGGCAAGCCGTCGGCGCGGTGGCTGCAGGACGTCGGGGCACCGCCGATCGAGATCGGACCCGCGTATGCGGACAAGACCCTCGACCTGTGCGCCGACGGCGACACGATCTGCAACGGCGCGCCCGTCGGCGGACCGAACTTCGCGCACGCGTCCTACCCGTTCACCGGGCTGACCAACGAGGGTGCGGCGTACGCCGTGGCGCGGCTGGCAGCGGCGCCGGGGTCTGCAGGGGTCGCGGGGTCCTCAGAGGACGCCGAGCAGCCCGCCCCGTGGGCGGAACGGGCGCCCGCCGGCTAG
- a CDS encoding DUF5313 domain-containing protein, producing MAADRPNIFQYIAYAYGRRLPDSMKQWVADDLAGPGALRRHLIRWAIPPALVLAPFWLLPASLYVHIEMTVPIYIWAILMSIALNKVWRRHRLAQHGLDPNLVDYIKRQKEAHIHEDYVRRFGPRPEEARWQQNSSPF from the coding sequence GTGGCCGCCGACCGCCCCAACATCTTCCAGTACATCGCCTACGCGTACGGGCGACGGCTCCCCGACTCCATGAAGCAGTGGGTGGCCGACGACCTGGCCGGTCCGGGCGCGCTGCGCAGGCACCTCATCCGGTGGGCCATCCCGCCGGCGCTCGTGCTCGCACCGTTCTGGCTGCTGCCCGCCTCGCTGTACGTCCACATCGAGATGACGGTCCCGATCTACATCTGGGCCATCCTGATGTCGATCGCGCTCAACAAGGTGTGGCGCCGGCACCGCCTGGCCCAGCACGGTCTGGACCCAAACCTGGTGGACTACATCAAGCGGCAGAAGGAAGCCCACATCCACGAGGACTACGTCCGCCGCTTCGGCCCGCGCCCCGAAGAGGCGCGCTGGCAGCAGAACTCCAGCCCGTTCTAG
- a CDS encoding MarR family winged helix-turn-helix transcriptional regulator, protein MASPSLNTDPLALEQQVCFALAVTNRAVLAIYRPLLEPLGLTHPQYLVMLTLWDHHKTADPDTPPLTVKDIAATLQLDSATLSPMLKRLESLGYITRARRAGDERTTDVRLTDSGIALRERALQIPAAVVERLGVDLAELEHLRDVLTRVNTAARAAGTLDTATTD, encoded by the coding sequence GTGGCCTCCCCGTCGCTGAACACCGATCCGCTCGCCCTGGAACAGCAGGTGTGTTTCGCGCTGGCGGTCACCAACCGCGCGGTGCTGGCGATCTACCGGCCGCTGCTGGAGCCGCTGGGCCTGACCCACCCGCAGTATCTGGTGATGCTGACGCTGTGGGACCACCACAAGACCGCCGACCCGGACACCCCGCCGCTGACGGTCAAGGACATCGCCGCCACCCTGCAGCTGGACTCCGCGACGCTGTCGCCCATGCTCAAGCGCCTGGAGTCGCTGGGCTACATCACCCGCGCCCGGCGCGCCGGCGACGAACGCACCACCGACGTGCGGCTCACCGACTCGGGCATCGCGCTGCGCGAGCGCGCGCTGCAGATCCCCGCCGCCGTCGTCGAACGACTCGGCGTCGACCTCGCCGAACTCGAGCACCTCCGCGACGTACTGACCCGCGTCAACACCGCAGCGCGCGCTGCGGGCACACTGGATACCGCGACAACCGATTAG